The following proteins come from a genomic window of Campylobacter concisus:
- a CDS encoding pseudouridine synthase family protein, with the protein MPYVNKFIATTNKQKAYEILMKTGFSMREAQRLIDKGRLICGGSVVSEKNAILCGDIFLIDYEAEPKGLKPIFECESFAVFDKPSGVLSHPNGRHCEYSLNDEIYTLFGRDASVAHRLDFETSGVIVVGKDRNSTIKLKKIFENREVSKSYVAMVQGKIEREFTIDAKMDLANNYDDVKMRMQICENGKSAVTKILPIKYFDDIDTTLVQAIPLTGRQHQIRLHLFHVKHKILGEPLYGLSRPQIEKILDKEMSERERINLTGAKRLLLHSDKISFKFDEIFYTIKSKFDAESEFYRFAKEGLL; encoded by the coding sequence TTGCCCTACGTAAATAAATTTATTGCCACTACAAACAAACAAAAAGCGTATGAAATTTTAATGAAAACTGGCTTTAGCATGAGAGAAGCGCAACGCCTCATAGATAAAGGTAGGCTGATATGTGGCGGTAGTGTCGTGAGTGAGAAAAATGCCATTTTGTGTGGCGATATTTTTTTGATCGACTATGAGGCGGAGCCAAAGGGACTTAAGCCGATCTTTGAGTGTGAGAGCTTTGCGGTATTTGACAAGCCAAGTGGAGTGCTGAGTCACCCAAATGGCAGACACTGTGAGTACTCGCTAAATGATGAAATTTATACGCTTTTTGGACGAGATGCGAGCGTGGCACATAGGCTTGATTTTGAGACGAGCGGCGTGATAGTCGTGGGCAAAGATAGAAATTCTACGATTAAACTAAAGAAAATTTTTGAAAATAGAGAGGTTTCTAAAAGCTACGTCGCGATGGTACAAGGCAAGATCGAGCGAGAATTTACTATCGATGCCAAAATGGATCTAGCGAACAACTACGACGATGTGAAAATGCGAATGCAAATTTGTGAAAATGGCAAGAGTGCGGTGACTAAAATTTTGCCGATCAAATATTTTGACGACATCGATACGACTTTGGTTCAGGCTATCCCACTCACTGGCAGGCAGCATCAGATTCGCTTACATTTGTTTCATGTGAAACACAAGATACTTGGCGAACCACTTTATGGTTTGTCACGTCCGCAGATCGAGAAAATTTTAGACAAAGAGATGAGCGAGCGTGAACGGATAAATTTAACTGGAGCAAAAAGGCTCTTGCTTCACTCAGATAAAATTTCTTTTAAATTTGATGAAATTTTTTACACCATAAAAAGTAAATTTGACGCTGAAAGCGAGTTTTATAGATTTGCAAAAGAAGGTTTACTTTAG